A stretch of Vespula vulgaris chromosome 5, iyVesVulg1.1, whole genome shotgun sequence DNA encodes these proteins:
- the LOC127063883 gene encoding E3 ubiquitin-protein ligase SH3RF3, translating into MDECMLNDLLECSVCLERLDTSSKVLPCQHTFCKKCLEEIVSTHRELRCPECRVLVDVKVDDLPPNVLLMRILEGMRNAAPKNIKTVSRNNPGPQRLFGGHQVAPAPIVTTNITSVTHTTEVVRHANAAAKQVHLHNQAYGRAIYDYVSKVPGDLSFKKGDIVVLRKKIDNNWYFGECGTSHGVFPLSYVQVMTPLPPHVPQCKALYDFRMTTDDEDGCLTFNKGEVISVIRRVDENWAEGKLLDRIGIFPLAFVELNSVARALMKLSTNVQPGPSRIAPPTPTNEETTPLIPTDHSRNIQTTSQPHSQLTQTTTLPVSDSSSTVSSGGSSTTTTPNTPNSSSTSSSSSTAPSSPSSPATSPSAVGNRHNVKRHSFTAMNTGHHAHSHHRHSAEILSPAVDSGLNSGNNSSANESPSVQALGNSTDQSFRHRRSGSSDLVLAQSSQNLPSNSNNGSHLPAAYVALYPYKPQKADELELRKGGIYMVTERCQDGWFKGTSNRTQKCGVFPGNYVAPAKCQRGLCRGTSNTTQHQNSPLTTGQGNNESRLTVTYTKNKGPAPQPYNIRTLPPPALPPRAINPVPPVSSSRLNQSQGITQENSPPRHNEQTSVITPLGRSHSAVMTSNLPSPGKQVLLQPALTTSTTAAIGSITNNNSTAVNATAAAISTIPDRSKSPNNILHTASVSAPTSSTSVTSNKTGEKSKEKKDKCVSLMRRLTNIKKSKSPPPATYSMDNPVFEDGNAMNPMHVRSGSCPSQLLQVAPTQELNASNSLHRMCPGSVQGHVTSSQRLKFKERPSLQVSVFERSSDTSGVVMPTTVAGNHHRKSNSLDTGIGKQVKQQPSRERERVYRFRCIVPYPPNSEFELELRVGDIIYVHKKRDDGWYKGTQQRTGRTGLFPASFVEAF; encoded by the exons ATGGATGAGTGTATGCTAAACGATTTGTTGGAATGTTCGGTGTGCTTAGAACGACTTGATACTTCTAGTAAAGTATTGCCTTGTCAGCAcactttttgtaaaaaatgtttagaaGAAATTGTGAGTACGCACAGAGAACTACGGTGCCCTGAGTGTAGAGTGCTGGTCGATGTTAAAGTCGACGACTTGCCACCAAATGTATTACTTATGCGTATTCTGGAAGGAATGCGCAATGCTGCACctaagaatataaaaactgTTTCTCGAAATAATCCAGGCCCACAGCGGCTATTTGGTGGTCATCAAGTTGCTCCAGCTCCTATCGTAACCACGAATATCACATCTGTTACGCACACTACCGAAGTAGTACGTCATGCTAATGCAGCAGCTAAGCAGGTACACTTACACAATCAGGCATATGGCCGGGCCATATATGATTATGTGTCTAAAGTACCTgg tgATTTAAGTTTTAAGAAAGGTGACATTGTTGttcttcgtaaaaaaattgataataattggtATTTTGGAGAGTGCGGTACTAGTCATGGCGTTTTTCCATTATCCTATGTTCAG GTGATGACTCCACTGCCACCACATGTACCACAATGTAAAGCTTTATATGATTTTAGAATGACCACCGACGATGAAGATGGCTGTCTTACATTTAATAAG GGAGAAGTTATTAGCGTTATTAGAAGGGTAGATGAAAATTGGGCAGAAGGAAAACTTTTAGATAGAATAGGTATTTTTCCTTTAGCCTTTGTAGAACTTAATAGCGTTGCTAGAGCTTTAATGAAGTTGTCAACAAA TGTACAACCAGGCCCTTCGCGAATAGCACCACCTACTCCTACCAACGAAGAAACTACTCCTTTAATACCAACTGATCACTCGCGCAATATTCAAACAACGAGTCAACCTCATTCGCAGTTAACACAG ACTACAACATTACCAGTGTCAGATTCTAGCTCAACTGTATCTTCTGGAGGTAGTTCTACTACAACTACTCCAAACACACCTAATAGCTCGAGTACTTCCAGCAGTTCTAGTACTGCTCCTAGCAGTCCTAGTAGTCCTGCTACTTCTCCTTCAGCAGTTGGAAATAGACACAATGTCAAACGTCATAGCTTTACTGCCATGAATACTGGTCATCATGCACATTCCCATCATCGACATAGTGCTGAAATACTTAGTCCAGCTGTAGACAGTGGCCTTAACAGTGGAAATAATAGTTCTGCCAATGAATCCCCATCTGTACAG GCATTAGGTAATAGTACAGATCAAAGCTTTCGGCACAGACGAAGTGGTAGCAGTGATCTAGTCCTTGCTCAATCATCACAAAATTTACCCAGTAACTCTAATAATGGTAGCCATTTACCAGCTGCTTATGTTGCTTTGTATCCGTATAAACCACAAAAAGCAGATGAACTTGAGTTGAGGAAAGGAGGTATTTATATGGTAACGGAACGTTGTCAAGATGGTTGGTTCAAAGGAACATCTAATCGTACACAAAAATGTGGAGTTTTTCCTGGAAATTATGTCGCCCCAGCAAA ATGCCAACGTGGCTTATGCAGAGGAACATCAAATACTACACAACATCAAAATTCTCCATTGACAACTGGTCAGGGCAATAATGAATCGCGATTAACTGTTACTTATACCAAAAACAAAGGGCCTGCACCTCAACCTTACAATATAAGAACATTACCACCCCCTGCATTGCCACCTCGTGCTATTAATCCAGTTCCACCTGTATCGTCTTCGCGACTGAATCAAAGCCAAGGCATAACTCAAGAAAATAGTCCTCCCAGACACAATGAACAAACCTCTGTTATAACGCCTCTAGGTCGTAGTCACAGTGCAGTGATGACTTCaaatttac CTTCTCCCGGTAAACAAGTATTGTTACAACCTGCTTtaacaacatcaacaacagCTGCTATTGGCAGTATTACCAATAACAACAGTACAGCTGTAaatgctactgctgctgctatttCTACTATACCCGACAGAAGCAAAAgtccaaataatattttacatacagCAAGTGTCTCTGCTCCTACTTCAAGTACTTCTGTTACTTCAAATAAAACTGGTGAAAAG tcgaaggaaaagaaagacaaatgtGTTTCTTTGATGCGTCGTTtaactaatataaaaaaatctaaatcaCCTCCACCAGCTACTTATTCAATGGATAATCCTGTATTTGAGGATGGTAATGCCATGAATCCAATGCATGTTAG atcGGGATCTTGTCCAAGTCAGTTGCTACAGGTGGCACCCACGCAGGAATTAAATGCTTCGAACAGTCTTCATCGCATGTGTCCAGGTTCTGTGCAAGGGCACGTCACGTCCTCACAGAGACTAAAGTTCAAGGAGAGACCCTCTTTACAGGTCTCAGTTTTCGAGAG atcgaGCGATACAAGCGGAGTAGTAATGCCTACAACCGTAGCTGGTAATCATCATCGTAAAAGTAATTCTTTGGATACTGGTATAGGTAAACAAGTGAAACAACAACCTTCGCGTGAACG tGAACGAGTATATAGATTTCGCTGCATAGTTCCATATCCACCTAATAGCGAATTTGAACTAGAACTACGAGTAGgtgatataatttatgtacataaaaaacGTGATGATGGATGGTATAAAGGGACGCAACAACGTACTGGACGCACCGGTCTTTTTCCCGCAAGTTTTGTGGAAGCTTTCTGA
- the LOC127063898 gene encoding MAPK regulated corepressor interacting protein 2-like isoform X1: MSGRSQITAMNGKRPSSMPMKHQTETLAQHFDLIKYICDSWNSVSRELDMCYNQPHLNSSNYRNGTSVTYYQECEPNPQLKDFEPFDLEAWWGQRVVQSITRNASS; this comes from the exons atgag cggAAGATCACAAATAACAGCAATGAATGGAAAAAGGCCATCTTCGATGCCTATGAAGCATCAGACTGAAACTTTGGCTCAACACTTCGACCTAATCAAATACATATGTgact CTTGGAATTCCGTATCAAGAGAATTAGACATGTGTTATAATCAGCCTCACTTGAATTCTTCGAATTACAGGAATGGTACTTCCGTTACATATTACCAAGAGTGCGAGCCGAATCCTCAACTCAaag attTTGAGCCATTCGATCTTGAAGCTTGGTGGGGACAACGCGTAGTTCAAAGTATTACCAGAAATGCGAGTTCCTAG
- the LOC127063895 gene encoding phosphatidylinositol transfer protein alpha isoform: protein MLIKEFRVTLPLTVEEYQVAQLYSVAEASKNNTGGGEGIEVLKNEPFKDYPLLGGKYSAGQYTYKIYHLASKVPAFIRILLPKNSLEIHEEAWNAYPYCKTVITNPGYMKDNFVIMIESFHIGDCGNQHNVHELPPDKLKIREVVHIDIANDSIASADYKEDEDPTKFKSQKTGRGPLVGKDWMNNVQPVMTCYKLVTCEFKWFGLQTRVESFIQKAERRLFTNFHRQVFCWIDRWYGLTMEDIRAIEDNTKEELDRQRHQGEVRGMRADD, encoded by the exons ATGCTCATCAAAGAATT CCGTGTCACTCTACCTTTGACCGTGGAAGAA TACCAAGTTGCTCAATTGTATTCCGTGGCAGAAGCAAGCAAAAATAATACAGGTGGAGGAGAAGGTATAGAGGTTCTAAAAAATGAACCCTTTAAGGATTATCCTCTACTCGGTGGGAAGTATTCTGCGGGTCAATATACTTATAAGATTTATCATCTAGCCAGTAAAGTGCCTGCTTTTATTCGTATCTTACTTCCAAAGAATTCTTTGGAAATTCATGAAGAAGCTTGGAATGCATATCCATATTGCAAAACTGTTATaact AATCCGGGTTATATGAAGGATAACTTTGTAATTATGATAGAATCTTTTCATATTGGAGATTGTGGAAATCAGCATAAT GTTCATGAATTACCTCCTGATAAGcttaaaataagagaagtagtacatatagatatagcAAATGATTCTATTGCAAGTGCTGATtataaagaagatgaagatccAACAAAGTTTAAATCACAGAAAACAGGACGAGGTCCTCTTGTAGGCAAAGATTGGATGAACAATGTTCAACCTGTGATGACATGTTATAAGCTAGTTACTTGTGAATTTAAGTGGTTTGGGTTGCAAACACGCGTTGAAAGTTTTATTCAAAAAGCAGAAAGACGTCTGTTCACAAATTTTCATAGACAAGTTTTTTGCTGGATAGACCGTTGGTATGGATTAACAATGGAGGATATCAGAGCTATTGAAGACAATACTAAAGAAGAATTAGACAGG CAAAGACATCAAGGAGAAGTACGTGGAATGCGAGCCGATGATTGA
- the LOC127063890 gene encoding short-chain specific acyl-CoA dehydrogenase, mitochondrial isoform X1, whose product MNHKLNIMPCENKKKKRNKNQLTNNDYSENSAMSFKRITRLLEASPQFLPYLKHIRCYTKLADFAEGELKPIADKLDKGHIYPKEQIKKMGELGLMSIAIPENLGGTGLDYLAYAIAMEEISRGCASTGVIMSVHNSLYLGPIEKFGTPEQKEKYIRTFLDGQKVGCFALSEPGNGSDAGAASTTAVKNGNKYVINGTKSWITNGYEAEAVILFATTDKSKKHKGISSFIVDKPINGLSLGKKENKLGIRGSSTCSLIFEDCKIPEENILGEPGMGFKIAMMTLDSGRIGIACQALGIAQASLDCAIEYAAKREAFGNPIAKLQTIQQKLADMALKLESSRLLTWRAAYLKDIGKSYTKEAAMAKLSASEAATFCAHQCIQILGGMGYVTDMPAERHYRDARITEIYEGTSEIQKLVIAGNLIKEYNFS is encoded by the exons ATGAATCATAAACTGAATATTATGCCgtgtgaaaacaaaaaaaaaaaaagaaacaaaaatcaacTCACTAACAATGATTATTCG GAAAATTCCGCAATGTCTTTCAAACGTATTACTCGACTGCTCGAAGCATCGCCTCAATTTCTTCCTTATCTGAAACACATCAGATGCTATACAAAACTTGCAg ACTTTGCAGAAGGTGAACTGAAACCCATTGCAGACAAATTAGATAAAGGACATATTTATCCAAaagaacaaattaaaaaaatgggCGAGCTTGGTCTCATGAGCATCGCAATTCCTGAAAATTTAGGTGGAACTGGTTTAGATTATTTGGCATATGCGATTGCAATGGAAGAAATATCTAGAGGCTGTGCTAGTACAGGAGTAATAATGAGTGTACATAATTCATTGTATCTGGGACCTATAGAAAAGTTTGGTACTccggaacaaaaagaaaaatatattagaacaTTTTTAGATGGGCAAAAAGTTGGTTGCTTCGCTCTGAGTGAACCTGGTAATGGATCAGATGCAGGTGCTGCTTCTACCACTGCagtaaaaaatggaaataaatatgtGATCAATGGAACTAAATCTTGGATAACAAATGGATATGAAGCAGAAGCAGTTATTTTATTTGCTACCAcagataaatcaaaaaaacatAAAGGAATAAGTAGCTTTATAGTGGATAAACCCATAAATGGTTTATCTctaggtaaaaaagaaaataagttaGGTATAAGAGGTAGCAGTACTTGTTCTTTGATATTTGAAGATTGCAAGATAccagaagaaaatattttaggaGAACCAGGAATGGGTTTTAAAATTGCAATGATGACATTAG ATTCTGGAAGAATAGGTATTGCTTGTCAAGCTCTTGGAATAGCCCAAGCATCTCTCGATTGTGCTATAGAATATGCAGCAAAACGAGAAGCATTTGGAAATCCCATAGCGAAATTACAAACCATTCAACAAAAATTGGCAGATATGGCTTTAAAATTGGAAAGCTCCAGATTATTAACATGGAGAGCTGCATATCTTAAAGATATTGGTAAATCTTATACAAAG gAAGCTGCTATGGCAAAACTATCAGCATCCGAAGCTGCTACTTTCTGTGCACATCAGTGTATACAAATATTGGGTGGTATGGGTTATGTCACCGATATGCCAGCAGAACGACATTATAGAGATGCGCGTATTACAGAAATATACGAAGGAACTTCCGAAATACAAAAATTGGTTATAGCTGGAAatcttataaaagaatataatttcagTTAA
- the LOC127063898 gene encoding MAPK regulated corepressor interacting protein 2-like isoform X2 yields the protein MNGKRPSSMPMKHQTETLAQHFDLIKYICDSWNSVSRELDMCYNQPHLNSSNYRNGTSVTYYQECEPNPQLKDFEPFDLEAWWGQRVVQSITRNASS from the exons ATGAATGGAAAAAGGCCATCTTCGATGCCTATGAAGCATCAGACTGAAACTTTGGCTCAACACTTCGACCTAATCAAATACATATGTgact CTTGGAATTCCGTATCAAGAGAATTAGACATGTGTTATAATCAGCCTCACTTGAATTCTTCGAATTACAGGAATGGTACTTCCGTTACATATTACCAAGAGTGCGAGCCGAATCCTCAACTCAaag attTTGAGCCATTCGATCTTGAAGCTTGGTGGGGACAACGCGTAGTTCAAAGTATTACCAGAAATGCGAGTTCCTAG
- the LOC127063890 gene encoding short-chain specific acyl-CoA dehydrogenase, mitochondrial isoform X3: MLLRILINFHRVNADFAEGELKPIADKLDKGHIYPKEQIKKMGELGLMSIAIPENLGGTGLDYLAYAIAMEEISRGCASTGVIMSVHNSLYLGPIEKFGTPEQKEKYIRTFLDGQKVGCFALSEPGNGSDAGAASTTAVKNGNKYVINGTKSWITNGYEAEAVILFATTDKSKKHKGISSFIVDKPINGLSLGKKENKLGIRGSSTCSLIFEDCKIPEENILGEPGMGFKIAMMTLDSGRIGIACQALGIAQASLDCAIEYAAKREAFGNPIAKLQTIQQKLADMALKLESSRLLTWRAAYLKDIGKSYTKEAAMAKLSASEAATFCAHQCIQILGGMGYVTDMPAERHYRDARITEIYEGTSEIQKLVIAGNLIKEYNFS, from the exons atGCTACTGAGGATACTTATAAATTTCCATCGAGTTAATGC AGACTTTGCAGAAGGTGAACTGAAACCCATTGCAGACAAATTAGATAAAGGACATATTTATCCAAaagaacaaattaaaaaaatgggCGAGCTTGGTCTCATGAGCATCGCAATTCCTGAAAATTTAGGTGGAACTGGTTTAGATTATTTGGCATATGCGATTGCAATGGAAGAAATATCTAGAGGCTGTGCTAGTACAGGAGTAATAATGAGTGTACATAATTCATTGTATCTGGGACCTATAGAAAAGTTTGGTACTccggaacaaaaagaaaaatatattagaacaTTTTTAGATGGGCAAAAAGTTGGTTGCTTCGCTCTGAGTGAACCTGGTAATGGATCAGATGCAGGTGCTGCTTCTACCACTGCagtaaaaaatggaaataaatatgtGATCAATGGAACTAAATCTTGGATAACAAATGGATATGAAGCAGAAGCAGTTATTTTATTTGCTACCAcagataaatcaaaaaaacatAAAGGAATAAGTAGCTTTATAGTGGATAAACCCATAAATGGTTTATCTctaggtaaaaaagaaaataagttaGGTATAAGAGGTAGCAGTACTTGTTCTTTGATATTTGAAGATTGCAAGATAccagaagaaaatattttaggaGAACCAGGAATGGGTTTTAAAATTGCAATGATGACATTAG ATTCTGGAAGAATAGGTATTGCTTGTCAAGCTCTTGGAATAGCCCAAGCATCTCTCGATTGTGCTATAGAATATGCAGCAAAACGAGAAGCATTTGGAAATCCCATAGCGAAATTACAAACCATTCAACAAAAATTGGCAGATATGGCTTTAAAATTGGAAAGCTCCAGATTATTAACATGGAGAGCTGCATATCTTAAAGATATTGGTAAATCTTATACAAAG gAAGCTGCTATGGCAAAACTATCAGCATCCGAAGCTGCTACTTTCTGTGCACATCAGTGTATACAAATATTGGGTGGTATGGGTTATGTCACCGATATGCCAGCAGAACGACATTATAGAGATGCGCGTATTACAGAAATATACGAAGGAACTTCCGAAATACAAAAATTGGTTATAGCTGGAAatcttataaaagaatataatttcagTTAA
- the LOC127063890 gene encoding short-chain specific acyl-CoA dehydrogenase, mitochondrial isoform X2, which produces MQNLRLIGKFRNVFQTYYSTARSIASISSLSETHQMLYKTCRDFAEGELKPIADKLDKGHIYPKEQIKKMGELGLMSIAIPENLGGTGLDYLAYAIAMEEISRGCASTGVIMSVHNSLYLGPIEKFGTPEQKEKYIRTFLDGQKVGCFALSEPGNGSDAGAASTTAVKNGNKYVINGTKSWITNGYEAEAVILFATTDKSKKHKGISSFIVDKPINGLSLGKKENKLGIRGSSTCSLIFEDCKIPEENILGEPGMGFKIAMMTLDSGRIGIACQALGIAQASLDCAIEYAAKREAFGNPIAKLQTIQQKLADMALKLESSRLLTWRAAYLKDIGKSYTKEAAMAKLSASEAATFCAHQCIQILGGMGYVTDMPAERHYRDARITEIYEGTSEIQKLVIAGNLIKEYNFS; this is translated from the exons ATGCAAAATTTGAGGTTAATTG GAAAATTCCGCAATGTCTTTCAAACGTATTACTCGACTGCTCGAAGCATCGCCTCAATTTCTTCCTTATCTGAAACACATCAGATGCTATACAAAACTTGCAg AGACTTTGCAGAAGGTGAACTGAAACCCATTGCAGACAAATTAGATAAAGGACATATTTATCCAAaagaacaaattaaaaaaatgggCGAGCTTGGTCTCATGAGCATCGCAATTCCTGAAAATTTAGGTGGAACTGGTTTAGATTATTTGGCATATGCGATTGCAATGGAAGAAATATCTAGAGGCTGTGCTAGTACAGGAGTAATAATGAGTGTACATAATTCATTGTATCTGGGACCTATAGAAAAGTTTGGTACTccggaacaaaaagaaaaatatattagaacaTTTTTAGATGGGCAAAAAGTTGGTTGCTTCGCTCTGAGTGAACCTGGTAATGGATCAGATGCAGGTGCTGCTTCTACCACTGCagtaaaaaatggaaataaatatgtGATCAATGGAACTAAATCTTGGATAACAAATGGATATGAAGCAGAAGCAGTTATTTTATTTGCTACCAcagataaatcaaaaaaacatAAAGGAATAAGTAGCTTTATAGTGGATAAACCCATAAATGGTTTATCTctaggtaaaaaagaaaataagttaGGTATAAGAGGTAGCAGTACTTGTTCTTTGATATTTGAAGATTGCAAGATAccagaagaaaatattttaggaGAACCAGGAATGGGTTTTAAAATTGCAATGATGACATTAG ATTCTGGAAGAATAGGTATTGCTTGTCAAGCTCTTGGAATAGCCCAAGCATCTCTCGATTGTGCTATAGAATATGCAGCAAAACGAGAAGCATTTGGAAATCCCATAGCGAAATTACAAACCATTCAACAAAAATTGGCAGATATGGCTTTAAAATTGGAAAGCTCCAGATTATTAACATGGAGAGCTGCATATCTTAAAGATATTGGTAAATCTTATACAAAG gAAGCTGCTATGGCAAAACTATCAGCATCCGAAGCTGCTACTTTCTGTGCACATCAGTGTATACAAATATTGGGTGGTATGGGTTATGTCACCGATATGCCAGCAGAACGACATTATAGAGATGCGCGTATTACAGAAATATACGAAGGAACTTCCGAAATACAAAAATTGGTTATAGCTGGAAatcttataaaagaatataatttcagTTAA
- the LOC127063886 gene encoding trichohyalin-like encodes MRGKSSVFLEMYRLEERQETLQLRKKLEEVNAKFVQLQQAFVMKLRSQKHRETRFDRLTLENQEIQRFAEECLRDVTEMRIRLKETENERDLWKNTAMRGRKKAERMRSEAKVVEESLEKKRESVSRSIRNEQREKQLEELSGFYNEAKEKIRRLEEETKENATRKESFEARARELANLLETLEHFDLDVKTLCRLTAEAVENLTKVGLHFAETIKKLRQFTWKADDKECDSETNKLRSQNLVLREIVKSLKRRAQFRSENQASREKDLKESINERENKIEESHNYRDLKANDNNANVKKNRDQTWMQHETNSKGNDDVENVVNDTSFKNDFGEDQTFINDRTESKEKCFSTGYNRDSKQIVSNDVDEKLLCIESHKNGIFYDEYVIGFSNNRQMKIKHSPEASTKAAHLKLEIVDCEEKYQESPPDKVVIFLKNLWTSIKINRTGINCATQTVLTRKRDNYTQTSITEIRNFLRLNVGYTMLNSEKRAIERNLSSLEQTVARLKSNTLHHARSMIGKNYKCLRNDEFFECIERLAGG; translated from the exons aaatgTATCGCTTGGAGGAACGACAGGAAACGCTACAATTGCGTAAGAAGCTCGAAGAGGTAAATGCAAAGTTCGTTCAACTACAGCAAGCTTTCGTGATGAAACTACGATCGCAGAAGCATCGAGAAACACGATTCGACCGTCTGACTCTCGAAAACCAAG AGATTCAAAGATTCGCCGAGGAATGCTTGCGAGACGTCACGGAAATGAGAATAAGGTtgaaagagacggagaacgAGAGGGATCTTTGGAAAAACACGGCAATGCGTGGACGGAAAAAAGCAGAGCGGATGAG AAGCGAGGCCAAAGTCGTGGAGGAATCTCTTGAAAAGAAGCGGGAAAGCGTTTCGAGAAGCATACGAaacgaacagagagaaaaacagcTCGAGGAATTATCCGGTTTTTACAACGAAGCTAAAGAAAAG ATACGTCGTCTTGAAgaggaaacgaaggaaaacgCGACGCGAAAGGAATCCTTTGAAGCGAGAGCGCGCGAATTAGCGAATCTGTTGGAAACTTTGGAGCACTTCGATCTCGACGTTAAAACCTTGTGTCGTCTTACCGCGGAGG CCGTGGAAAATTTGACCAAAGTCGGACTACACTTTGCGGAAACTATAAAGAAATTGAGACAGTTTACTTGGAAAGCCGATGACAAAGAGTGCGATAGCGAAACGAACAAACTAAGGTCTCAAAATTTGGTACTGCGAGAAATTGTGAAGAGTCTTAAGCGAAGG GCGCAATTTCGATCGGAGAATCAAgcttcgagagagaaagatttaaagGAAAGTAtcaatgagagagaaaacaaaatcgaagAGTCGCATAATTATAGGGATTTAAAAGCCAACGATAACAACGCTaacgtaaaaaagaatcgaGATCAAACGTGGATGCAGCACGAAACGAACTCGAAAGGAAACGACGACGTAGAAAATGTTGTAAATGACACATCCTTCAAAAATGATTTTGGAGAGGATCAAACGTTTATAAACGACAGGACagaatctaaagaaaaatgCTTTTCAACGGGATATAATCGCGATAGTAAGCAAATCGTGTCCAACGACGTTGATGAAAAATTGCTCTGCATCGAATCGCATAAAAACGGGATTTTTTATGACGAATATGTGATCGGATTCTCAAACAATCGACAAATGAAAATCAAACATTCGCCCGAGGCCAGTACAAAGGCGGCGCACTTAAAATTGGAAATTGTGGAttgcgaagaaaaatatcaggAAAGTCCCCCGGATAAAGTAGtaatattcttgaaaaatcTTTGGACGTCCATTAAAATCAACCGTACCGGCATTAACTGTGCCACTCAGACGGTGTTAACTCGAAAACGTGATAATTATACGCAAACTTCGATCACTGAAATACGCAATTTTCTACGATTAAATGTTGGCTATACG ATGTTAAATAGCGAAAAACGTGCCATTGAAAGGAATTTATCTAGTTTGGAACAGACCGTAGCTCGTTTAAAGTCTAACACGTTACATCATGCACGATCTATGATTGggaaaaattacaaatgttTGAGGAACGATGAATTTTTTGAGTGCATCGAACGTTTGGCTGGAggctaa